Proteins encoded within one genomic window of Mycolicibacterium aubagnense:
- a CDS encoding WXG100 family type VII secretion target, producing the protein MAEQEWHFAEIEQTIGDLKDEHKRLNDILVEERARIQLVSSDIWHGTAREGWQAAEHSWGEKADAALEALNKLIGAIQSGHDSMESAEGKLKGKFG; encoded by the coding sequence ATGGCAGAGCAAGAATGGCATTTTGCGGAGATCGAGCAGACGATCGGCGACCTCAAGGATGAACACAAACGGTTGAACGACATCCTGGTCGAGGAGCGCGCGCGAATCCAATTGGTGAGCAGCGACATCTGGCACGGCACCGCGCGCGAGGGCTGGCAAGCTGCCGAGCACTCATGGGGCGAGAAGGCCGATGCTGCGCTGGAAGCGTTGAACAAGCTGATCGGCGCCATCCAGAGCGGTCATGATTCGATGGAATCTGCCGAGGGGAAGCTCAAGGGCAAGTTCGGCTGA
- a CDS encoding WXG100 family type VII secretion target codes for MDAVKVDTQMLRHQVAKLEETIGHLDSHQTQVQRAIDDFAKALKGDTGKAVEAALNSYKKAMAALSTEQRGITEKLQSAVAAYDSTDANAATGLTQAMHL; via the coding sequence GTGGACGCAGTCAAGGTCGATACGCAGATGCTGCGGCATCAGGTCGCGAAACTCGAGGAGACGATCGGCCACCTCGACTCGCATCAGACGCAGGTACAGCGGGCCATCGATGACTTCGCGAAGGCGCTGAAGGGCGACACCGGTAAGGCCGTCGAAGCTGCTCTGAACAGCTACAAAAAGGCGATGGCGGCGTTGAGCACCGAGCAACGCGGGATCACCGAGAAGCTTCAGTCTGCGGTAGCCGCCTACGACTCGACCGACGCCAATGCGGCTACAGGCCTGACCCAAGCAATGCATCTGTAG